In Silene latifolia isolate original U9 population chromosome 6, ASM4854445v1, whole genome shotgun sequence, the genomic window CTTGGTAGATATTTATAGAAGACTCCCTAGGTAGAATATTTAACATTACTGTCAAGTAACTTTTTACCCTAGGGAATAAGGCTTTTTGATATAAAAATTTATCAATTCTACCAATGAGATCAATAATAGGTGATGAAATTTTGAGCTTAGATCATGCTCAACTTATTTTACTTGTCATATAGTGTGTTGAAATTGGACTGAAAAGTAAAAGATTTGGAACTTTCCATGAATTCTAATTCCTCCATAATTGAAAAATGGGTAatttgtttggttaccccaatttATATGAATTGGAACTTCCCAAGAATTCTAATTCAttcataatggaggaagttgcttacataggtccccctaggtaagtgagaatgcctacatgaattgcaattcctatatgcaaccaaacaacattttctaTTTTACATGAATTCTAAATTCATGTGATCTTTCACTCCCTAGGCAATGGAAATTCCTGTATATAACCAAACGACTCATTAAACGTGCATGCATCGTGCTAAATTAGCTTACATTCCATACTTTTTACCTAATTTTTGTTTGCTTACCTATGTTATTGCTCGGGTGGCGCCGAAATTGGgtgtcaccctctcacatgcTTTTATTATTGTAGGGGTCCCCACTTattgcatgtgagagggtgacgCCGAGATTGGGTGTCAACCGGTGACGCCAACtaattttcttttttaatttaaCGGTAGATTGTGTATCAATGGACAATAAGTCATGCATGTTATTATATATTCCGTTCGTCCCCGTCAATAAtttatatttactttattttcttCTCACAAAATAAAGTTAATGTAAACTATCTAATAAAAcagaaaaaattatatttatattaataattcgACCCGTTTGACATAAATGCTAAGTAAATTAATTGTAAAATAAGTTGAGCCGTCTTGAAACTTGAAAGACTACTGTTCCTATAGACTAGTATACACTTGTATGTCATCATCGTGATCATATGCATGTCATATATGTCCCGACTAAACTATTAGTTCTCATTCAGAAGTAATAACTCCgactcaattatttatttaccttttatatttAGTATAAAAGATATTTAAATTAGAAGGTAAATATATGATTAGGGTGGAAGTATAAAATTAACTACTAGGAAGTCAGACTTCGACTGTAAGTCCGTAACATACATACGAAAACTCCATATTCCAATTCAAGTCATTCCTAAATACTGCTTCCtccatcccggtcatttgttacgATCTTCTACTGCAAGAGCAATGACGTGATGATTGTGGTCCAATTGTGAAATAAAAGCCCACTAATGCAATACAAAAATGGTCTGGCTTGTCACACGTTAGTGTATTGCTTTTAAGCCCATACCTAATTGTACTCTTTCATCATCCATCCTTAGATTTTGATATACCAAGTGGGTTCGAACTCGGGTTTTtggatcacaaaatctcattgaagacgacacgtatccgtcactttggagtgacggataccatttcctctcataaatgacccaaatagaggagggagggaagcacatgggggtgcccccaccttgtccctccTATCCGTTTTGTAaatgacattacccgtcacttactCTGACCCGTAAACTTAGGATAATTTAGAATGACACAATTCTGAGTTTGTTGCTCTCGTGTATGCAAGACCATTCGACAACGTAGAACAGCTTTAAAATCATTGTATGTTGCATGTAAGCTTAGGTTTTATAATgtcattatattaaaaaaaaatggtTTTTTTTGTACAATAGATTGCAATTGTAGAAATGTACGGTCGTTTACTCGTTTATAATCctacctttaaaagttttcaaaaaaataaaattttaattaTGAAATATTAGCATGAATATCATCATAGAATTAGGATTGATCAAACCTTTTTAAACCGTGAAACCGTAAAATTATAAGATCGAATCGCGATTCTAACAATCCTGTATCTAGACATTTAGATGAAGATCGATCAAATTAAACGTtagtatatactccctccatttatctgttttcttccatttcattaaaatacttctcacgtatattagagaaatgggaagaaaacaaataaaatagagggagtataaaTGAAGATCGATCAAACATTCAGACCTTCTTAGATCGTAAAGACGTACAAACGTAAAATCGAACCGGAATTCTAACAACCACATACATATCTAGACATATTTATAATGTGTGAATACATGTTTCAATAATTAGGGTTATACACCAATTTAGCCTCCAAGATTCCAAACATACACTTGGTGAACATGACATGTGTGTAACACAAAGTGAAGGTAAATGCATGAAAATAAGGGCACATAACATAATATTAAGAGAGGAAGGTTGAGATTGGGTGGAAGAGCAAAGAAGGAGGTGCATGGTAATTGGTGATACATACGATGATGTGAAATGTGGAGTTTTATTGTTTAACTCTCCTCATGCAACCGCACATTTGGCCTTTGTTTTCTTTTCTCTTGGATTCTCTTCCTAACAAAACAAACTTGTGTATTCAATTGCATCTAATGTCCTAAAGACCATCTTGCCCCCtcttttttttatgtaataagaaaAAATTTAGGCCAATAAtcgtaaaatatgatttcctaaATACCTCATTCGGTGACAAAATCAGAATTTAAAATCAGCGAGAATAAATAGATAATAGTATAGCATAACCTTCATTTGAAAGCTACATTGAACTATAAAGATGAACAGcttagtcttgcttgtgacgggctaatcccgtcacagctcacaagcttgtgacatctcacaaaaagggagaggggacaaggtgggtcacccccatgtgcttcccactcacctctcaatgggtattttgtgagagaaaacagtatccgtcacaagtttgtgacggatatcgtccgtcttcaatgagatttgttGAAAGATGAAATAATTTTTCATTAATAAAAGACAAAATTAGTAAAATAACACACTTTAAATATATATCCATGtacatttgaaattttgaacTCCTTAATACCTTACTGTTGTGTACAATTTGTTTTCATAGAAATATTTTAAAAAGGATAATTGTCAAGAAATCAACTCGGTCAAAAGAAAGGGATGGTAATTGGCTCCCAAAATACAAGATTTATGATTGATTTTATACTCTATCACGCCCATGCCTTATAAGAGTGCCTTTTAAACTAGAAGTATGGATCAATGCATATCTTCTAACactaaatctcattgaagacgggcgatatccgtcagaagcttgtgacggataccgtttcctctcacaaaatgcccattgagaggtgagtgggaagtacatggggggtgccccaccttgttccCTCTccttttttgtgagaggtcacaagtttatgacgggattagcccatcacaagcaagactagctgatcTTCTAATACCTAATATTTTAATAGAAGCCAACTCAATCAAAAATTTAAACTAATTTTACACGGTGGTTTAATATCGAATTTAATTGTTGGTTTTATACTCTAACAACAACATTCAACTACACCTGAATAACTACATTGACAACCAAAAATTAATAGCCTAATGACTTCACTAATGTATGGTCCTATAGGACTAAGGGAGGCTAATTAAGAAGTTGCAACAAAATAAAGTACAAAGGGCAAATAAGTCAATATAACATTGTCCATGTTATAAGATTCTTGTAACAGATCCTCTCAATTTCTAACTATATATAACAATGTTTTTTTATTCTATTTGTTCAAATGAAATTCCACATTTTTTTCGGATCTCACTTGTAAATTGTACACACACGTCTTTTTGTTAATACTTAATGCACATACATTGAAATCATGATTTTTCAAGTTCTTTCATCATGTGATCTTTTTTCATGGACAAATGCTTAAGCATGTTATGTAGATCCACATCAAGGAGATCATTATCGAAATAAAAAGAGATTAATTCAGGTGAAATGTTGTTCAATTCCTTAGCTTTTGAATTGCCTTTTGTTGTTTCATTACACCATGTTTATAATTCTCGACGTATAAATGTCGCATATGCCAGCTAGCTTATTAAATACTCCAGCTTTTCCCTTTCATTGTTTCATTACACCATGTTTATAATTCTCGACCTATGAATGTTGCATATGTCAGCTAGCTTATTAAACTAGTCGGAGGAGGAATTATGGTGGAATGTTGCTCCTTAGCTTTTGCCTTTCATTGGTTTATTACACCATGTTTATGATTCTCGACATATAAATATTGCATATGTCAGCTAGCTTAATAAATAAGTTCTCATTGGAATTGTGGTGGAATGTCGTTGATTGCTCCTTAGCTTTACCTTTCATTGTTTCATTACACCATGTTTATAATTTTCTAAGTGTTACATATATCAGCTagcttatttaattatttgttctgGTGAAATGTTGCTCCTTAGCTTCGCCTTTCATTGTTTCATTACACACCATGCTTATAATTCTCGACATATAAATGTCGCATATATCAGCTAGCTTATTATTAAATGTTGCTCCTTAGCTTTGCCTTCCATTGTTTCATAACACCATGTTTATAATTCTCGACAAACGTGTGTCGCATATGTCAACTAGTTTATTAAATAAGTTATCGAACGCATTCATTATTAGATTTTTTGGTTCGTATGCACAAAATTCTTTCAAATTTCTACTTTGGTAGTATTTTTTTTTCAAGTTTATGGAGTCCATTCTTCTGGTTTATGTGCATGTAAGCATTTTGTTGCATATATTTTGAAGTTAGTTTTTTCCGTTTCTTATCATGTTCTTTCACATATTGAGACATTAAATTGGGttatgctcattcatggacatgaATTACTTAATCATGGACATAAATGACCATTATACCCTTGTCATTTCTACCTATTTTCATCTTATTTCGATAAAGCTTCCCCACCAGCTAGACCACAGGACTAACACATCTCATCTCCCAAACTGCCGGCCATTCCCTTGTCGGCAAGACCACTCGCTCTTGTACCACCCCACCGCCACCACCGCACCACCTGCATCATCCCAAGTCATAACCAACTGATTAATGTTACAAGGCCATCAATAAATTGCAGCCCTCAATTGAATATTTTCCACACTTAAAACCGATCATTATTCAAATTGAACAAAGGCCTTGGTTGCCAATTGCTTGAAGTTGACGTAATAAAGAAAAGGATAGGGTGATTAACAAAATTATTGatacaaaaatttccataaacccTAATTCTATCTACCCCAATTTTATCTACATCAACCTACtttgataaaaaaaatattattgtGTGATTAGAAAAGTTAGAATTAGGAATTATTACTTGATTAATATGAGAATTTTGACTATAATTGAGTAATTTTTTAGAGGAAGAGGGAGAGAGAGGAAAGAAGAATATGTTTTTTTGACAAAGGGTAAGGTGTGGAAACTTTATGAGAAAAAGTCCGTGAAAGAGTAAAACTCGTACTTGAAAGAGcaataacgtaaatttaaacccTTCTAATATTAAAAATCTAGAAgtaaaaatttatttgataaattactccatttattttattttatttttaaaacagAACATACAATTAAACAAAACAAAGAATTATTTCTCGTAAAGGAAAATTCGCGTTTCAACATCCTTTGATATACTGTACTATATAACTAAATTCCGATGCGTACACCATTAAATGAGTTAGCCATTTTCCTGTACTTATTTCCACATTTTACAATTTTAGTTCCTTCATGTTTCTCTGAATTGGTTCACATTTCCGTAGAGATTGAATAATACATGTGCCACATTTAATTTGATTGATAAACTACTAAACTAGTGTCTTTTCTAATGTCAATTGTCAACTTTCGGCCGAAACAATTACTCCCCACCTTTTTCTTTCACCAAAAAATGTGTTGCATGCAAACCGGATATTATAATAGTTCGGGTTCTTTTCACCGTAATTTATAATTCGCCTAAATATTTTATTTGCATCCCTACTACAAAAACGTTGATGATTAGTCTATCAAAATGTTGAATTATtagttactattattattattcacaAATACTATTATACCTTCCGTtgctaaagtttttttttttttttttttaatgttataACTCAttatttaaaacaaaactcgaaaactatAGAACCGGCTCGAATTCTACGCCATACAACTGGCGATATAGTCTATtaattgattattattattattacacaaattctcatttaagacgatcGTCCAACAGTAAATTGACAGAGTGGCAACATCCAGAATTTGCAAAATACATGCATAGTATTATAAATACATGCATGCATATTCATTTCTATTAAAATGGACTATTTAATACTGGCATTTGGGTTTTGCATTTTAcgcatttttaattaaaaatagaaCAATATATATAATCCAACTCACATGTTTGAAAACAGAGATCATGGCATGTTCTTCTATGACTATGTCAGCCTCCCACATCGTCACAGCACGAAAAGGCATCCTCGGAGATAATTGCGGCCTACGCCGATCATCCTCCGGAGAGGAGTTGTGTAAGCAAGCCACTTTGAAAAAATCATTCTCTGACAACAATCTCCTTCACTCCTCTAGCCCAAACCAAACCCCAAAGCTGCTTCGAGCATCGTCCGGTTCTAGATCAAGTCTTCTAAAACCAAGCCACTCCTTCGGGATTTTCTCCAATCATTCTTCAACTCCAGTACTTTCAAAAGACGTTGAAACCGTCACGTCAGTTGTAGACGGGGACATTGGAGACGAGGAAACTGAAGGTAAAGAAGAAAAGGATGATCAAAGGGTAAAGAAAGCGAATTGGATGACGAGGCTGCTCGAGTTGAGAACTCTTTGGAAAGGGAGACAAGAAAAGGAAGTTACCTGTGAAAACCCAGAAGAAGGTGGTGAATGTGAAGATGGTTGCTTGGTTGACTATGCCCAGAGATTCGACGCAGTTTCATTCTCAAGGTTTCTAGTTGAAGCGTCTTGGTCGGATGCTAAGAGGTTTTCTAAGCTTGCTTACCTCTGTCACATGGCTTACACCATCTCAAAATTCGAGGTAATTCATCGGTTTTGCAgtcctatgttactccgacacttcacttaactGCCGTGTCGCGTGTCAGACACGTGTCAGTGTCCGACACGACACAtcaatttagaccacaaaacAGGAAAATTCACCCCAAATAGCCGTGTCCGACACGCCGACACGTGTCAGACACCGACACATGTCGGCGTGTCTGAGTAACACAGTTTTGCACAACTCCAAACATTTGTTCAACTCAAAAAACTAGTAAATGATTTCCATAATTCTGGTTGAGTTTTCAGGGTAATGATGTGCTGCTAGACCAGAGTCTACGCATGATAACGTCTTCCTTGGAGAAGAAAGCGGAGGCTACAGCAGTGAAAGCCAGATTAGAGAGGGACGCAACTGACCTACAAGGAGAAAACTCGGCAACTCTAGAACCCAGCTCGAAAAGACGGGCAACAAAACAAGAGCATACAATTCGGAACTCAGTTGCCTACGAGATTGCAGCGTCTGCAGCGTCTCATGTGCAAAGTAACTCCTGCACATGCGGAGAAGTGAGTTTATCAAGAGCCTACAGCTCGGAAAGAGCTGCTCAAATGGCTGCCTCAACGATGACAGCCGTAGTTGCTGCAAGAGAAAGAGAAAAACAACAAGTCGCTAAGGAACTACAGTCCTTGCATTCCTCGCCTTGTGAGTGGTTCATCTGCGATGATCCCGCCACACGCATTCGCTACTTTGTGATACAGGTACTGCACACCATGGTTTCAAACATCAGTGTTAAATCTGCTATCTCGGCCTAATCATAGAGTCATAACCACAGCCCATACCGACTCAAAATGTGGTTGGGGTAATCTCAGTCCGCCGCAGAGAGTCACCGACTTGACCTTTCATTGCCCTTGATTCATTGAGTGGACCACCCTTGTCCGTCGCAAAATGTCTTTGCAACGGCAAGCCCGTTGCAAAAACCACTTTTAGTGACAAATTGAGGCGATGGGAATTGGCGATGGGAATTCTGTCACAAATACGAAATTGTGACGGCTTTATCAGTTTGCGACGGATTTGTCCGTCGTAAAATGCGAGTTTATTTTGTAGTGACAACTCAAAACCCCTTACAAGGTGATTAAAACAAGACATGACATGAAAACCTGGATTGAATGTGAAATCAACCACTCAGCATAATTCGACTTACTACTAACCCTGACAAAAGAATTATTCGGGCCAGGTGGGTATATTATGCATCTTGACTTAAGGTTGTAGGCCAGTTTTGCATTTTCTAGCAGCTACAATATTACTattaccacaacaacaacaacaacatcagagccttaatcccaaaatgatttggggtcggctgacatgaatatcctttagaaccgtccatgggcgaacgcacacctcaaaatgcgaatagaaaagggaaaatggaaaacaaaagggagagcgaaaatgtaatggaaagtcaaggtaaacttagaggttttaaaatcgaattccggatttcttttataaaaacttaaaatttaaatcgagagaagattaaaatgattttgaaaaccgaaTTAGCATGTATAGAAATTTTAAGTGAGAAAGGTAACCAAAGTAACTGACCTGAGCACTCTTGTCGTTGGGCTGCAGGGCTCCGAATCCCTGGCATCTTGGCAGGCAAACCTGTTCTTCGAACCCACCAAATTTGAGGTAATACTTAAGACCAGCGTCTTTTATCCACGCCTTATTCTCAAAAAAAACATAATCTGTCAAATTACAGGAGACAGATGCACTCGTCCATCGAGGAATCTATGAAGCAGCAAAGGGCATATACAAGCAGTTCCTTCCAGAAATCGAGAATCACATAAGAACTCACGGCGAACACGCCAAGCTTCAGTTCACAGGTCATTCATTAGGAGGGAGCCTATCCTTATTAGTCCACATAATGCTCATCTCAAGTAGAACGGTCAAGCCTTCAACCCTTCTTCCAGTGGTTACTTTCGGGTCACCATTCATTTTCTGTGGAGGGGACAAAATCCTAGATCAGTTGGGACTAGACAAGAGCATGTTGCAGTCTGTTATATTGCACCGGGATATTGTTCCAAGAGCATTTTCATGCAACTACCCTAAACAAGTAGCACAAGTTCTCAAGCGTTTGAATGGCTCTTTCCGCTCCCACCCGTGTCTGAACAAGCATGTAAGTAACCTTACTTTCGCTACTTAAAGGATGTCTTCCCAGGGGAGCTAGTGATgaaaataacctttaaaatggcTTCATAATCATTGAAATCTTAGGCATGATATACCAAAATACTTGCATTTTAAAAAGTTTAAACAAACATAAACTCACAATTATCAGCTGGTGTGCTATTACAGAAAATGTTGTACTCTCCAGTGGGACAAACTTTTATCATTCAACCTAGAGAGAAGTTGTCGCCATCGCATCCAATGCTCCCACCAGGGTGTGGCCTCTACACCTTTGACAACACTCGACATGAAACTGCAATGATTGCATTCAGGACATTTTTAAATACTCCCCATCCACTGGAGACTCTAAGTGATCCCAAGGCTTATGGCTCTGAGGGTACAATCATAAGAGATCATGACTCGAATAACTACAAAACGGCAGTGAGTGACGTTTTAAGGCAATACCGAAAGTTTGCTTTCCGGAAAGTCAGGCAAGAGAGGCATCTGGTATGGCCGCTGATAGCCACTTCTCTCCATCAAGCTTGGACTCACAAAGGCAACTTCGAGAATAGATCAGCAAGGGAAGAGGTTATGAGCAGTGTGTGAAGTTGGTCATCTCGTAATAAATCATACACAAAATGGGACTGGAGTGAGACATTAACTCAAGAAAAAGCAAAAAAGAGAAACTAACGGGAAATTTGGAAGCGTTGAAGTAGATGGTGGCTATAGATATTCTATTGGACCCAAGATTTCTCACGTACATATCAGACTCGGTAGACATAGAAATAAAACTCGGGCTGTGCACTCCTGTGCAGTTCAATTTCCTGAACCTGCCTGAAGATAGGACTAAGTGACCCATCAGCTATATATAGTCTGAACTTGGAACTTACACATCATATGTACATCTAAAAAATGAGCAACTAGAATTCAAGATGAAGTTCAGATTCCACCACCTAGAGATAGGACAGCTTCAGATATCATGTAATATATAATAAGTCACAATTTGTAAGAGACATCTAACCTTCAAGTGCTGTAGCCCTATTACCTCACTGTGGTGCCACTGCCAATGCTACTGGAAGCTTGTCTTAGCAATGTATACCGGGAACAAAAGCCAGAGTTCTTTCAAGAAAATATCACATGCAAGCGAACAGTAGTGATAAATGGATTTAAAACGCTTTAATCTTAATCTGCTTTTCAAACAGCATAATAATTCATTACAATAATATGTTTTGAATTTCTTATAGATACGATTACAATACAATAACAGATCACAATACAATAACAGATCACAGTCAATCTTAGTGCATGCAAGTCGATAAATAAGGTCAAAATCTGATATGATTTGTTTAATAATCTGTATTTGCATTCATCATTTCTTAAGCCAGCTACTAACATTCTCGAAACAGAAGACTTTAATCATGCTTTACATCGTCATAACTCATGATCCAATCCATCACAATAGCATGTTCCAGTTTCCCATAAATTACCATAGTAATACAATAACGAACCCTGGTCAATCTAAGTGCATGCAAATCGGGAAAAAGCGGCCAAAATCTGATATGATTGGTTTCATAATCTGTCTTTTCATTCATCAGTTCGAAACCCAAGTACAGATGAAAATCTAGTTCTAAATGTTCTCAAAACAGAAAATTCAAACCAATTGCCTTACATCATCGCTAAGCAGCTAGAGAATTGGAAATAAAAGTTTCAACTAAATACTACACAAAATCTATCAGACTGAGCAGGACTAACCCTCAAATATTGGAGGCCGCCTTTTATATATGAGCATCTATGACTCGCAAATTTCAGCTGCAGGCTGGCACATGCAAAGCATATCCTTGTTCGAAGAGTATACTACACAAATTCTATCAGACTGAGCAGGACTAACCCTCAAATATTGGACGCCGCCTTTTTTATATGAGCCTCTATGACTGTCACAAATTTCAGCTGCAGGCTGGCACATGCAAAGCATGCCTTGTTCGTAGAGTATGCTGCATCGAACAGGAAAATAACTGGTTAGCTCGATGTCACTCGAAAAAATTAAAAGAACTATATACAAGGTTCCACAGAATTAATAGGAGTCTAAAATTATACAAGGTTCCAAATTCCACGTGAAATATAAGGAGTCTAAGATTATACGGGGTTGTATATGAATTAATAGGCATCTGAGACAACAAAAATTAGGCGGTGACGTGAGATGCCCACATCTGAAAATCTTGTGCAAAATTACGACCACCCACATCAGGAATTCTATATATAAGAACAGCAGCATTCTTGGCGGTCAGCACTTGATGGGCACTGCCTAGACCACAATAAAAACAACGATGTGGCTGTCTCTCATGCCGTTGTTCTTAAGGAATTTCAAATATGTCGAAATTGGCTGTTTTTTTCAACATCTCAAATAACTTTCTTTCCAAAGTTGTAACTCCCTCCTAAATCTTTTAAATTTAAACTAATTTAAAAGTTTCGCTACACGGAAACTGACTTCTTCAAAGTAGGCTTCATGGAGCTACTGTTAAATCCACCTACTTCTTCGTACGAGAAACAATCTAGTAGCAGATACGATGAACAAAATTCCACTGAAAACCTCTAAAAGCATTTAATCTATAGAATGGACGGCAAATGAAAAGTTCAATCACCACCTTTAATGCACAATACTCACAGAAGCAGTTTTTGCAGAGAGTTGCAACTAGATCCTTGAAGCGATGACTAGAAGTACTAATAGAACATGCACTGTTTATTAAGTGTCGAGCAAATATTTTGTAATGTACTTATATTGTGTTGGATGGAGTAGCTTATAGAAATGTTATTTGTTCCTAGGCTAGACCACTAAAGCTAGATAAACAAATATTCTTCACACGGATATTTTTGAGCACAAATATAAGTTTTTTTCCACCTGAACTTGGAGAAAATAACTTGGCAAATGATATATTCTCACCATCCAATCCAATAATTTCTTATAAGCCCATCCAATCCAATTATATCTTCCAGTGTTGCCGTATTCCCCTCACATGTTTTGAAATATGGGGAAATTGGATTGGATTTTAGGGAATATGTAGTTTTTATAAAAGACTGATTTGTTCCAAACAGTTCCTAGATTCGGAGCATATAAATATGACCACACAGGCACAGCCAAGCATTGAAATAATGCATCATTAATCAGTCCGCAGGTATAGTATGTTCCATGAACTTCCTAAAATCGCTATAAGACTAGGGTCAATTGCAAATTTGCAATGCATAAAATCCTGTAATGCTGCCAAAATCTGATATAGACTATCAAACATTCTGCCTCCTCAGTCATCAATTTTCAAGTTGCATAATCTCAAGCTTGACTTTGATATCTAGACTCTAATCATCACAAGCTTGAAAGCTCTTAACCACAGTTTTACAATTTACTACATCCATAACTACGTAGCTAACAAGTTAATTAATATCGGTCACATAGGTTCAGCAATGATGTCAAAAGCTTACACTCCAACAAGATAATCTTATTTTACCACTTGTCATTCCAAGCAGGGTACATCTCAAGGTCATATACTTTACTGAAGGCAATCATAACAGCTAAAAATTTTGGTTGCCCAAATGCCTTTGACAATAAGAACTCTAACAGATTGCCTCAAACCTCAGTTATCAACTCGAGATAAAGATACTAAATTGTAGGAATGTATTAAAACCTTCATTTTTTGTCTGCAGCTGCTCTTTTGCGTATCTCTGTGGCAGTATTGAAGATTCCACCGGTGGGCTCGTTACAAACAAAGCATTTTTTGTTCTTAGAGTGATGCTGCATCGACAGAGAGGCAAAA contains:
- the LOC141586158 gene encoding phospholipase A1 PLIP1, chloroplastic — translated: MACSSMTMSASHIVTARKGILGDNCGLRRSSSGEELCKQATLKKSFSDNNLLHSSSPNQTPKLLRASSGSRSSLLKPSHSFGIFSNHSSTPVLSKDVETVTSVVDGDIGDEETEGKEEKDDQRVKKANWMTRLLELRTLWKGRQEKEVTCENPEEGGECEDGCLVDYAQRFDAVSFSRFLVEASWSDAKRFSKLAYLCHMAYTISKFEGNDVLLDQSLRMITSSLEKKAEATAVKARLERDATDLQGENSATLEPSSKRRATKQEHTIRNSVAYEIAASAASHVQSNSCTCGEVSLSRAYSSERAAQMAASTMTAVVAAREREKQQVAKELQSLHSSPCEWFICDDPATRIRYFVIQGSESLASWQANLFFEPTKFEETDALVHRGIYEAAKGIYKQFLPEIENHIRTHGEHAKLQFTGHSLGGSLSLLVHIMLISSRTVKPSTLLPVVTFGSPFIFCGGDKILDQLGLDKSMLQSVILHRDIVPRAFSCNYPKQVAQVLKRLNGSFRSHPCLNKHKMLYSPVGQTFIIQPREKLSPSHPMLPPGCGLYTFDNTRHETAMIAFRTFLNTPHPLETLSDPKAYGSEGTIIRDHDSNNYKTAVSDVLRQYRKFAFRKVRQERHLVWPLIATSLHQAWTHKGNFENRSAREEVMSSV